TCCAGAAGATAATTGGATTGACGAAGACTTCATCGAAGATCGAACCGAAGGATTTGAAGACCTGAAACGCACACTTGCAGACTTTGATAGAGAGGCTGCTGCAGAAACATGTGGTGTTGATCTTTCGGATATCGAGGAGGCAGCTGAAGTATATGCTCAAGCCGGTAATGCAGCAATATTTACTGGTATGGGGATGAGCCAGCACACATCCGGCGTTGATAATGTGCAAAATGAAATCAACCTCGCGCTAATCACTGGAAATATCGGTCGACCTGGTACAGGAATTAATCCACTACGAGGCCAGAACAACGTGCAGGGAACATGTGATGTCGGTACAATGCCAAACGTTCTGCCAGGCTATCAAGAAGTGGATGATGATGAGGCTCGTGAATCTATCGAGTCGGTTTGGGGGTTCGATATTCCTTCTGAACCTGGTCTGACCAATGTTGAAATTTCACACTCAATCGGTGAATCTGTCTTTGGCCTCTATGTGATGGGAGAGAATCCACTAATGAGTGAACCGGACTCTAATGCTGCTCGACAACGGTTTGACGAGGATCTTGAATTCATGGTCGTGCAGGACATCTTTATGACTGAAACTGCTGAATTAGCTGATGTCGTCTTGCCAGCAACATCGTGGGCCGAACGGGGAGGAACGGTCACAAATACTGATCGGCGAGTGCAGCTAATGCGTCCGGTTGAAAAAGTATACGACAATACAAAACATGATCTTGATATACTCAGCGAGATTGGGACCCGGTTATTTGATGACGGATTTGATTTTGATGGCCCTGAGGAGGTATTTGAGGAGTTACGTGAAGTCTGTCCCATATATCATGGCATGACCTATGATACGCTTTCTGAAGAAGGGTTGCAGTGGCCCTGCTATGAACCAGGTGACGAAGGTGACCAGTATCTCTATAAAAAAGAGTTCGACACTGACAATGGCAAAGGACACATCGAAGGTGTCCGCCATCAACCCCCTGCTGAAACCCCAGATAAAGAATATCCGCTTATTCTGACAACCGCGCGCCTTGAAGAACATTACAACACGGGAACAATGAGTCGCCGGTCACCAACACTGAACCGACAACATCCTGAAAACTTCGTTGATATTCATCCTAAGGACGCAGAAAGATATGGGATTGAAAACGGTCAAACAGTCCAACTGCGCTCCCGACGTGGATCCATTGAAGTCACGGCTCAAGTAACAGATGCGATCAAGGAAGGAGTTATTTGGACAACCCCACACTTTGCTGCTTCCTCTGCTAATCGGCTTACAAATGATATACTCGATGACCGGGCTAAAATACCCGAGTACAAGGCTGCTGCTGCTGAGATTGATGTTGATATTGATACCAGCAGTTCTACAGAAACAGCTGACGACTAAGCACATCTTCTGAAAGAGACTTCTGTCAGTACCACTGTACATGAAACCTGCAGGAAAAAACAGATAGAGCCCGTTGAACTCTGACATTGAGATAGTTCACAGAAATTTCAAGGCGGATGCCACGGTGATTGCCCCCGAGGCAGTTGACTTGTATAGACTCCCGGCGACAAGTACTTTTTATTGTAAGCTAACGTCTGTTTGAGTCTAATATCCATGTCAGAGCATACTAACCGTGCTGATGTTTCTCCTCCATCCAATCCCCAAACCTCCGGCTGGAACACGGCTGAACAGCAGTGGGAACACCCAACGCTTCGGAAGGCAACAGTTCATGGCATAAGGTTATATAATGTTAGTGAATATCATGAGTCCCACGATTGCTTTGAGTATGAGTGGTTCAACTATGGATCCGGTACAACCGAGAGTGCATTCTTACACGGCATGGTTCAAGTCGCGGCCGGTGCGTACAAACACTTTGATTTCGAGAATGATGATGGGATGCGGTCGCTGTTTCAGACAGCACTGCAATACTTGCACGACGTGCCAGACCGGTATTACGGTGTTGACGTTGCTAATGTGAAACGTGCACTTCAACAGGCACTTTCTGACCCAAGTCTACTGAATAACTGGCTGATAACACTAGATCAACGTAATCCGACAGCATCAGAAGTTGACTACATATATGCAGAACAGTTTGACTAGCCAAGTGATCATGCTAAATCGCTCAATATTTCATCATAACCGTTTCATTGCATTATATTTTGGAATCAGGTCGATTTATAACCATTTCCCATTAGCACGGCGCAACTTAGGAAATTGCTGGAATGAGATCTGAGATATGCGCAATATATGATTATTTAACTACTTGTTTACAATCGTTTCGACATTCCTAAAAGGCTGAACAACTGTTTATCCATTGCTTTCATGACAAAAGATAGCATTTCTGCTGATCGCCGGACAATGTTGAAGGCAGCCGGCATTGCAGGTGTGTCAGTAGGCGCAACAACAACAGCCGGATGTTTAGATTTGCTTGGTATTGATGATGACCAAGTCACGATAACTATGAGCGAAGTTGCGTCAACACCTGATCCTAACGATCATAACGCAACGTCCGATTACAATTCTCTTGACCCTGTATATGAACCCTTGCTCCAAGTTGATGAGGAAGGAAACATTGAGGAACACGTCATTACCGATTGGGTGACTGACTCAGATACAATTGAGCTAACAATTCGAGATGATGTACAATTTCATAACGGCGATGATCTCACAGCATCTGATGTCGCATATACAATAAACCGCCAAGTTGATGACGATGTGGGCGTTGTCAGTCCGCAGGATGACGGGATGATTGGTATTACGGAAGCGGAGGCTGTCAATGACACGACAATTGAAGTCTCACACGAATCAAACCCCGACCTTGCAATGATGGGAATTGCAGTTTTCGGGCGTGCTATGAACGAGGAGTGGACAGCAGACAATGCCGACGATGAAGATGGTACTGTTTCCGGTGATATGAACGGAACAGGGCCATATCAACTAGAGGACTTCTCACAGGGAGACTACTACGAATTTACTGTGTTTGATGATTATTGGGGTGAAACACCAGATGTTGAAGAAATTAGACTTGAGGCAGTTGATGAAGATACAACTCGTCGGGATCGACTTCTCGCTGATGAAACTGAGTTTGTGACTAATCTTCCTCCAGAAGACATTGATGATGTTGAAGGCGAAGATGACCTTCGGACGGAGACTATCACAAGTTACAGAAATATCTTCCTTGCAATGCCAAACGATGATGGTCCATTCGACAGTAAAGACTTCAGACAGGCGATGAACTATGCGATTGACAATGAAGAAGTCCTCAATTCAATTTTCGATGGATACGGAGAGCCGATGTCACAGCCTATTCCTGAAGGAATCTTTGGCCACAATCCAGAGCTTGATCCGTATGAACAGGATCAGGATCTCGCAGATGATCTAATTGAACAGAGCGGTTATACAGATGAAGAATTAGTAATCCATGTCCCGAACGGTCGATATATTAACGATGTAAACACTGCAGAATACGTTGCTTCACAGATTGATGAGCTTGACAACGTAAGCTGCGAGCATGAGGTCAGGGACTTTGGAGAATTGGTTGAGGAAATTCTTGACGGCGATCTTGAAACTTCTCCTGATATTTATCTCATTGGATGGGGGAACCCAACTCATGATGCTAACTATGGTCTTGAACCATGGTTTGTTGAAGGACAATCTTCATACGCGTTTGAAGATTCGGAGCTGGAACAGCGGATTATTGATAGTCAGACGATTGAAGACACAGATGAGCGCGAAGAAGAACTTCAAGAGATTAACGAGTATATTCATGACGAAGCCCCGTGGGTATTCCTCCACCGACAAGAAAGCATCTATGGCGTACATGAAGATATTGACTGGTCCCCTCGTTCTGATGAACGGATAAATCCTGAAACGATGGAAGAATAAGTCAGGAATTGAATTTATCTGCTGTCAACGTTTGGAAGCTTCATACTTCCACCCACTATATACATTATAGCCTCCACGCATGCGCCTGATAAAATTCTTGGTTCGTCGAAGTTTACAAGGTCTGCTGGTTGTCTGGGGAGTTGTCACAATCACATTTTTACTCCGTGTTGTGACTCCGGGAGATCCTATCGATCTGATCGTTGATCCTGGAACTTCTCCCGACACTAGAGAACAGATACGGGAAGACTTCGGACTTAATGAGCCATTACATGAACAGTATATTGATTATCTTCTTCAGCTAGTCACCGGTGATCTTGGCTACTCATTTCAAGAACGACGTGATGTAGCAGCAATTATTATCGAACGACTTCCAGCAACAATTGAACTTGCCATTGCAGCGACAATTGTTGCCCTAGTTATTGCCATTCCGTTAGGTGTAATCGCTGCGACCCGCCGCCAGCAGCCTGCCGATTACGCTGCGACAACATTCTCATTATTAGGTATTAGCACACCGAATTTCTGGTTGGGCGTTATGCTCATTATGATCTTTGCTGTTCAGCTTGGTATCTTTCCGACTAGTGGTCGCCCAGTCGGACTCTGGGAGTCAATTGTTTCGCTCACGTCGGGGGATATTGTTCCAATAATCCAGTGGACAAACTACATCATCTTACCTGCAATCACGCTTGGAACGTACTTTACTGCGCTTATTACGCGACTTACTCGGAGTGGAATGCTTGAAGAACTTGGCCAACCATATGTCACTGCAACTGAAGCAAAGGGTCTTCCAGGTGTGCTGATCCGGTATAAACATGTTTTGCGAAATACGATGATCCCGATTTTGACCGTACTTGGTCTTCAACTCGGAACATTGATTGGTGGAGCAGTTATTACTGAGGCTATCTTCGACTGGCCGGGACTCGGTGATCAATTAATTAGTGCTATTAATGCCAACGACTGGCCACAAATACAAGGCATCCTTGTTGTAATCGGTGTAAGCTTCGTGATTATCAATGCGGCTGTTGATCTTCTTTACAGGTATCTTAACCCACAGGTGAGTGAACAATGATCTCTGAACGGATTAAATCAAGTCTCAGGCGTGAATTTAGTAAAAGTCTACTTGCCAAAGTAGGATTAATACTCGCGATTTTGATTATATTCATTGCTATTTTTGCACCCATGCTGGCAACGCACGACCCGACAGCGACTGGATATTATACCGAGGAGTCTGACTCGTACCCACCATGGGGTGTTACATATACTGATACGGTCCTTGGAGGTGATGAAGAATACACCGTTGAAGCATCTTCAGATCACCTTCTCGGCACCAATCACTTAGGACAAGACGTCTTCTCCAGAGGGCTGTACGGAGCCCGCACGTCGTTGCTTGTTGGACTGATCGGAACGGGATTAGCAGTCGCAATTGGGGTTCCATACGGACTAGTTTCTGGATACTTTGGGGGACGCATCGATGACTCACTGATGCGAATGGCAGACATCATGCTCGCCTTCCCGTCACTTGTTTTGGCGATTGCATTGATAGGTCTCTTTGGTCAACAAGAGGTTGCTATACCGGATCCATTTGTCATGGCTGGTCTGGCTGATGGGATGCCCGAGACGTTTGTGCTTCCAGGCACAGTTACGATTGTTGTGGCTTTAGTTAATTGGGTCTGGTTTGCTCGAGTGGCTCGCGGAGAGGCGCTCTCAGTCAAATCTCAGGAATATGTAGCAGCAGCCCGAAGCATGGGAGCAAGCCATTGGACAATTATTCGGCAACATGTGCTCCCAAATAGCCTGACGCCAATAATTGTCCTTGCAACAATCCAAGTCGCGGCGGTTATAATCCTCGAAAGTTCTTTGTCTTTTCTTGGATTTTCGGGCACAACGCTTTCGTGGGGGTATGATATTCAGCAGGGTCAGGGATTCCTCCGTACTGAATGGTGGATTGCAACGGTCCCTGGTGTTGGTATTTCGCTTGCCGTAATTAGCGTTAACCTTCTCGGAGACTGGCTGCGCGATGCATTGGATCCAAACATTGAGGGCCAAGGAGGGTTCTAAAATGAGTGCACAAGATATTCTGCGAGTACGCAATCTTTCAACCCGGTATTTCACAGATGATGGACAAATAAATGCTGTATCTAATCTCTCAGTTGATATCCAAGAAGGTGAAGTGTTTGGTATTGTCGGCGAATCTGGAAGTGGAAAGAGTGTGACTGCCCGATCTGTAATGGGATTAATCGAATCCCCGGGCCGAATCACAGAAGGAGAAGTCTGGTATCGAGATCCAGATATTGTTAGTACTATTGGAGATAAGCATCCAGATGCGATAGATGGTGACTTTGTCAATCTCCGGGCACTACCAACTGAACTCCGAAACTCATTCCGCGGAACCAAATTTAGCATGATCTTCCAAGATCCTGAAAGTAGCTTTAATCCGAGCCTTACTGTTGGTGAGCAAATTGCGGAAGCTGTCGAAGTTCAGCGTCGAGCGAGTGCGAATCCTCGCACTACACGAGCTCGAACAGACGATTATTCATTACTTTCGTATCTTAGTTCAACTGTGGTCCCATCCAGACGATATGTTTCCTCTGAAAGTAAAGAAAGAGCGATTGAATTACTTGATAAAGTCGGTATCCCTGATCCAGCCGAGCGAGCCCAAGAATATCCCCACGAATACTCTGGTGGGATGCTACAGCGAGCGATGATTGCTCAGGCAATCGCTGGCGATCCAGACCTCCTTATTGCAGATGAACCCACGACCGCACTTGATGTGACCATTCAAGCACAAGTTCTCAATATTCTTCGAGAATTGCAAGAGGAGACCGGTATGACAATACTTCTAATTACACATAACCTTGGAGTGATCGCACGCATGTGTGATCGTGTTGGCGTTATGTATGCCGGACAGTTTGCTGAACGAGGAACACTACGAGAGATTTTCGAAGAAAGTGTACACCCCTACACTAATGGGCTGCTTGGTTCTGTTCCAGACTTGGAGGACACAACACAGCAGTTACAGCCAATTCCTGGTAACGTACCAAGTCTCATCGATGCTGAAATGCCAGACCGTTGCTACTTTGCTGATCGATGTCCTAAAGCAATGGAGAAATGCTTGTCATCTGTCTCTGAACACATAGTTGATAAAGACAGTGATCATACGGCCCGTTGTGTATTAGCACAGGGTGATTATGACCCCGCACAGGCGGTCGATATTAGTAATGGAAAGATTAGAAAAGCCGATTCTCAACAGGAGGTAATTAATCATGACTGACAATACTCCGCTCATTGAAGTTGAGGGGCTGGAAAAATATTTTTGGGAAAACGATTCACTCTTGGACCGACTTCTCGGAGGGACTCCAACGGCGGTCCAGGCCGTTGATAACGTCTCATTCAGTATCCAATCTGGAGAAACGCTCGGGCTTGTCGGAGAGTCAGGATGTGGGAAATCAACAACAGGTAAGACATTGCTTCGATTGCTTGATCCTACTGGCGGAGCTGTCAAATATAATGGTGACCTTGATCAGATTTCCCCAGACAAGGATCGGAATATATACAATTTCGACAAACAGGCCCTAAAAGAATTCCGCCGGAACGCACAAATACTCTTTCAGGATCCATTTTCCAGTCTTGACCCTCGGATGACGATTGGCGACATCGTTACTGAGCCCCTTCGAATCCATGACTGGCCGTGGACAAATAGCGAAATAAGCACCGATGCTGAGGTGCATACTGATGGAGTATCTCTGGAACGAGTGAAGGTTACTGTTACTGATGATATTGATAAAATTGTTGAGCCAAAAGACGGAGTTTCGACAGCACATGTTACGATCACACAAAAAACACAACAAGAGCACGACGAGGAACGATCAGTTGCTGTGACAGACAATTATATTGCTACAGTTGATGAAGACCTCACTGTTTCACTTACTGAAGACGAGATTGGTATTACCGTCAAGGTAACCGTTGGCCGCTCCGATGAGGCTGTTCGCAAATCCAGAGCTATGAACCTATTAGAACGAGTCGGATTAGCAATTGAGCAACTCGATCGATATCCGCATGAATTCTCTGGAGGACAGCGACAACGAATTGGAATCGCACGTGCATTAGCACTTGAACCAGCATTTATCGTCCTTGATGAACCCACTAGTGCTCTTGATGTATCTGTGCAGGCACAGATCCTAAATCTCCTTGCAGAATTGCAGGACGATTTTGAGCTTACCTATTTACTCATTAGTCACAACCTTTCTGTGATCCGTCATATCAGTGATCGAGTTGCTGTTATGTATCTTGGTGAGATCGTTGAAATTGGCCCGACTGATCAGATTTTTGAATCACCAAAACACCCCTATACGAAGGCCCTCCTAGAAAGTGTTCCCCGTGCCTCAGTAGATGAACAATACCGAGATATTGAAGTAATCGCAGGTGATGTTCCATCCCCCCGCGATCCGCCAAGTGGATGTCGATTTCGAACCCGTTGTCCAGTTGTTATACCGCCTGAAACAACCGATATAGACCAAACTCTTTATCGCGAAATCATGACTGTCCGAGAGCGTATCACAGAACGATCAATTAGCCTCTCTGAAATTAAAGACAGGGCAGACACTGACTCTGATGAGGCACTTGCTAATAAATTAAAGGATCGGTTCTTTGAGTCTAAACTACCACCACAACACGAATCAACAATCGACGCTGCATTTTCAGCATTAATCGAAAAAAGTTGGGATGAAGCGGAATCGATCCTAGCAGACGAATATGAAAGCGTTTGTGAAAACGTCAATCCTACATTAACTGATCAGGCACATCCAGCGGCGTGCCACCGGTGTGAGCAATCCGAACAGGTGACCACAAAGGTAGATCAGTGGAAACAAAATATCTCATCAGATCAGTTCCCTTGATTATATAGGGTTTCTTCTCATCGGACCACAGCTGATAATATGACTCAAACCTACATGTGTATATCAGTAGATATTGTGACTGATAGCCTCTCCCCGTTGCTGAATTACGCTCTACTGTGTTTCAATTTGAAAAACTGATTTTATAATTTTTAATATATGTTTTCTAATAAATACCTGTATTATTTCTGGAGAGATATGTTCTTAATAATCAAAAAGACATTTTTAGATGGAAGCCAACTGAGTCATATGACGGCAACATCGAAAAACCGATGGATTATCGCTTTTTCTGCAATTGCGATCCATATGTCAATCGGATCGATCTATGCTTACAGTGTTTATCAGAATCCGTTACAGGAGCTTCATGGCTGGACAAATTCCCAAGTCACACTTGCATTTAGCTTGGGACTGTTCTTCCTTGGGATAACAGCGGCAAGTATGGGCTGGTTTGTCAATCGGTATGGCCCTCGGCTGTCAGGTTATGTATCGGCTGTCGTGTTCGGGATTGGTACTGTTGGTGCAGGAATCGGTGTAGAGCTCGGATCTCTGCCAATATTCCTCTTTATGTTCGGCGTTCTTGGTGGCGTTGGTCTTGGAATTGGATATATTGCACCTGTCTCGACACTCGTCTCATGGTTCCCGGATAAGCGGGGATTAGCGACGGGATTAGCGGTGTTTGGATTTGGCGGTGGTGCATTAATTACGGCACCGGTTGCAGAGCATCTAATGAGCATTATTTCAGTGTCACAAACGTTCTATACACTTGGCGTATTCTATTTCATAGCAATCACGGCTGGTGCCAGCTATCTTGCTAAACCCCCAGAAGGATGGACTCCCGAAGGATTTGATCAAGACGTCGAGACTGAAGGCGAACACGGCCCCGCTGGAGCAACAGCAAGTGATCTAGCACAGTTGACCGGTCGAGAAGCACTCCGAACTCCTAGATTCTACCTGTTATGGGTCGTTATGTTTCTGAACATCGCTGCAGGATTGATGGTTCTTTCCCAGGCGTCGAACATGACACAAGAGATTACTGGTGTAACGGCTGCCGTTGCCGCTGGAGTTGTGGGCGTCATTGGATTCTTTAACGCCGGTGGACGAATCGGGTGGTCAGCACTATCTGACTACACAGGGCGAACCAATATGTTCACGTTGTTCTTTGCTGCGCAAATTCTGATTTTCTTGTTGATGCCAAGCGTGACGAACGTATATCTCTTTGCAGCTATGCTATGTCTTGTCGTGAGCTTCATGGGTGGTGGATTTGCCTGTCTCCCCGCCTACATTGGCGACCTTTTTGGCACACGGTCACTTGCTGTGATCCATGGATATCTGCTAACTGCGTGGGCATTAGCAGGCCTTGCATCACCACAGATGATTGCGTATTTCCGTGACACAACTGGAAGCTTCGCTGGGGGAATGTACGTAATCGCTGGCGGAATGTTTGTTGGGCTTATCGCTATCACAGTGCTTCGATTACGGATTAATAATGTGAGAGACGCTGATACCGTACAAACGCCGGCTGCAGAATCTTAATTCACAGTGCGATACAAATTATCTGAGCCGTTGACACTCTCTTACCGTCTAAACGAAAAGCAGCGCGAGTTCCCCCTTGCGAAAACCTGCGGTTTTCGGCTTTCGCAGATATCCGATCTGCGTCAACACCGCGCACGAGGTTGTTTACCCGTACGAATTGTTTCTCCTGTTTACCACCGATTACAGCATTTTGAAGAAAAGCCGCAACGTTTAGTCGTCAACTGCTTCGGGGTTAAACCCAGAGCTTGTCAGTGAACTCCTGATTCACCCGTTTCCGCGGAAGGTCTGGGGTGACCAGTCACGTTCGCTGTCTCTGAGTTAAGAGCTAGTTGACTGGCAATCCACCTATCACGAGACGTTCGCTCATGAGGGGTGTACAGGCGGTCGAGAAGACTACCCCGAGGCTTAATTCCCGGGGTGAGTTCATGGTCGCCAAGACTCACCACTCGATAAATATGTATATCCTAATCCGGGAGACAGATTGTTGCATTACGTGACTGTATTTTCAAGTGCCAGCTTCTTCCCTTGAGCCCGAACCTCGGGGCATCCGCCTTAGTTATTCTGTGAAAACCGATTAAGCGGACTTAGTCACTTGATTTGACTTCCGTTCCTGAGTCCCTCAATTCTATTCTGTAGTTGCTGTATGTTGCGAGTTTGTTCATCAGTAGCTTCTTCGACCTCTTTGACTTGCGATCTTGCTTCTGTCGAATGGTCTTTGATATTTTCAAGTGTTGCGGTGACCTCCTCAATACTTGATGCCTGCTCGTCATTCGCTCGAGATACTTCGTTAATCCCCTCAGCGGCTTCCTCGACAGCATCTGCAATCTTTTCGAATGCTTCAAGCATCTCTGTAATCTGGCTACTTGCGTTGCCGATTTGTTGTTGTGATATCTGAACTGTCTCTACAGTCTGTTTCGTACGCTCTCTAAGTGCTGTGATCGTCTTCGTAATCTCGTCTGTATGCTGCTGTGTTTGATCAGCAAGTGTTTTTATTTCATCGGCAACAACGCCAAAACTGTCACCATTTGTTTCAGCTCTAGCAGCCTCGATGTTTGCATTTAGAGCCAGCAGGTTTGTCTGGTCTGCGACATCGTCAATCACTTCAATGATTTCATCAATATCATTGATCTGTTCCTCTAGTTGTTCGATATCGTCAACAAGCTTGTCTGCGACCTGTGTTACTTTATTGGTTGCTGTCTTTGCCGCATCGCTTTTTGAAACCCCTTCCTCTGCAAGACCTTGAGATTCAGAAGCAGCCGCATCGACTTCCTTCGCTGTCGCAGCTACTTCTTCCATTCGTGCAGAGAATGATTCCATTTCTGCGACCGTGTCGTCAAGCATTTGATCCTGCGACTCAACATGACTGGTTATTTTATGCATATTTCCGTTAACTTGATCAATTGTTGCGGCAAGTTCATTTGCTGCTGTCTCTACCTCACTACTGAGCTTCTGAAACTCATCAATAAACTCATTTAGCTCTTCAACAACAGCCAGCAATCCATCATCGATAGCATCCGTATCGATAGATCCAGAATCTGCTCGGGCGTCTAATTTTCCGTTTCGAACAGCATCTAACGTCGTTGTTATCTCCTTTACAAGGCTTTCCACAGCTTGGCGGCGCTGAACTTCTGCGGTTTGATCGACAACTGTCTCGATTACGCCGACCAGCTCTCCGTTTCGATACTGTGGTGTTGCGGCAAATTTAATATGCTTCTGATTGCCGTGTTGGTCAATCATTGTACTTGTATCTGCTACTTGACCTTGTTCTGCATCGACCAACTCCACATCATACTCCTCGTGTGCATCTTTTGGATTTTTAAGTACCTTATCAGCGAGTGTTTTTGCTCTACGTCCATCTGGATAGAACATCTCGCTTGCGACATTGTGCCCGAGAGCTTCATCCTGACCAGCTCCAGTT
This portion of the Salinarchaeum sp. IM2453 genome encodes:
- a CDS encoding OFA family MFS transporter, with product MTATSKNRWIIAFSAIAIHMSIGSIYAYSVYQNPLQELHGWTNSQVTLAFSLGLFFLGITAASMGWFVNRYGPRLSGYVSAVVFGIGTVGAGIGVELGSLPIFLFMFGVLGGVGLGIGYIAPVSTLVSWFPDKRGLATGLAVFGFGGGALITAPVAEHLMSIISVSQTFYTLGVFYFIAITAGASYLAKPPEGWTPEGFDQDVETEGEHGPAGATASDLAQLTGREALRTPRFYLLWVVMFLNIAAGLMVLSQASNMTQEITGVTAAVAAGVVGVIGFFNAGGRIGWSALSDYTGRTNMFTLFFAAQILIFLLMPSVTNVYLFAAMLCLVVSFMGGGFACLPAYIGDLFGTRSLAVIHGYLLTAWALAGLASPQMIAYFRDTTGSFAGGMYVIAGGMFVGLIAITVLRLRINNVRDADTVQTPAAES
- a CDS encoding methyl-accepting chemotaxis protein, which encodes MFDKLLALLHSTSNSTETLHQVTDGGVVQSTKTAESEHDASADSKSDDGLLDSSTHQLLDGLHQPTFVLDSTGDIIGWNKAIAELTGAGQDEALGHNVASEMFYPDGRRAKTLADKVLKNPKDAHEEYDVELVDAEQGQVADTSTMIDQHGNQKHIKFAATPQYRNGELVGVIETVVDQTAEVQRRQAVESLVKEITTTLDAVRNGKLDARADSGSIDTDAIDDGLLAVVEELNEFIDEFQKLSSEVETAANELAATIDQVNGNMHKITSHVESQDQMLDDTVAEMESFSARMEEVAATAKEVDAAASESQGLAEEGVSKSDAAKTATNKVTQVADKLVDDIEQLEEQINDIDEIIEVIDDVADQTNLLALNANIEAARAETNGDSFGVVADEIKTLADQTQQHTDEITKTITALRERTKQTVETVQISQQQIGNASSQITEMLEAFEKIADAVEEAAEGINEVSRANDEQASSIEEVTATLENIKDHSTEARSQVKEVEEATDEQTRNIQQLQNRIEGLRNGSQIK